The Streptomyces sp. Alt3 genome has a segment encoding these proteins:
- a CDS encoding Imm53 family immunity protein, with protein sequence MAQSCRPLTSTHRTAATRVHPKTGKSPSDAPEGHQGMRFIPSWYASNCDGEWEHEYGIRMATTDNPGWHIEIDVSETDMESANVERVRRDLPGGGWMIAWNDGTVFHAACDPLSLHEVDAFFEELAGRTAPGSGEPSL encoded by the coding sequence ATGGCACAGTCGTGCCGACCCCTCACATCAACTCACCGAACGGCGGCGACGCGCGTGCACCCGAAGACTGGGAAAAGCCCCTCGGATGCTCCTGAAGGGCATCAGGGAATGCGTTTCATCCCATCCTGGTACGCATCCAACTGCGACGGGGAATGGGAGCACGAATACGGCATCAGAATGGCCACGACGGACAATCCCGGGTGGCACATCGAGATCGACGTGAGCGAGACGGACATGGAGAGCGCGAACGTGGAACGCGTGAGGCGCGATCTTCCAGGGGGAGGGTGGATGATCGCTTGGAACGACGGAACCGTCTTCCACGCGGCCTGCGACCCACTCTCCCTCCACGAGGTGGACGCGTTCTTCGAGGAGCTGGCCGGACGAACCGCTCCTGGCTCCGGAGAGCCTTCGCTCTGA
- a CDS encoding acyltransferase family protein codes for MTSAPPLPAQAPIDRPEPRPAERGGRLRALDGLRILAALMVCLYHYAGKNGPVAEAWGQSPALKFPTLSSFATYGSLGVQLFFIISGFVICMSSWGRGPGDFFRSRVARLYPAYWAAIVIITAAAVLLPVVVRPLPLNELLVNFTMLQQPMGVDRVLGVCWTLWVEMRFYLLFAVFVVWRGVTYRRVVVFCIGWIFASVFARVVQSPLTDVLVMRDHAPYFIGGLALYLIHRYGSDLLLWGIVLTSWLLGQRYSVTALWHPGMEGDFVRSPYVIQAIVTLAFVAVAAVATGRLGWANWRWLTVAGALTYPFYLLHEHLGWFAIRIMNRALHLPPQVTVVAAVASMLVLAYLLHRFVEKPFGPRLKRAMAAQAAKVRLRERVG; via the coding sequence GTGACAAGCGCGCCGCCCCTGCCTGCCCAGGCACCGATCGACCGCCCGGAACCCCGCCCCGCCGAACGCGGGGGCCGCCTGCGTGCCCTGGACGGGCTGCGCATCCTGGCCGCCCTGATGGTCTGCCTGTACCACTACGCCGGCAAGAACGGCCCGGTGGCCGAGGCCTGGGGGCAGTCGCCGGCGCTGAAGTTCCCCACGCTGTCGTCGTTCGCGACGTACGGCAGTCTCGGGGTGCAGCTGTTCTTCATCATCAGCGGCTTCGTGATCTGCATGAGCAGCTGGGGCAGGGGCCCGGGGGACTTCTTCCGTTCCCGCGTCGCCCGTCTCTACCCCGCCTACTGGGCCGCGATCGTCATCATCACCGCTGCCGCGGTACTGCTGCCGGTGGTGGTCCGGCCGCTGCCGTTGAACGAGCTCCTCGTCAACTTCACCATGCTGCAGCAGCCGATGGGGGTGGACCGGGTACTCGGGGTGTGCTGGACCCTCTGGGTGGAGATGCGGTTCTACCTGCTCTTCGCCGTGTTCGTGGTCTGGCGGGGTGTGACCTACCGCCGGGTGGTCGTCTTCTGCATCGGCTGGATCTTCGCGTCCGTGTTCGCCCGGGTCGTCCAGAGCCCGCTCACCGACGTCCTGGTGATGCGGGACCATGCCCCGTACTTCATCGGCGGCCTGGCCCTCTATCTGATCCACCGCTACGGCAGCGACCTGCTGCTGTGGGGCATCGTGCTGACCAGTTGGCTCCTCGGCCAGCGTTACTCGGTCACGGCCCTCTGGCACCCCGGCATGGAGGGCGACTTCGTACGTTCCCCGTACGTCATCCAGGCGATCGTGACGCTGGCGTTCGTCGCGGTGGCCGCGGTGGCCACGGGCCGGCTCGGCTGGGCGAACTGGCGCTGGCTGACGGTCGCCGGCGCGCTCACCTACCCGTTCTACCTGCTGCACGAACATCTGGGCTGGTTCGCGATCCGCATCATGAACCGCGCGCTGCACCTGCCGCCGCAGGTGACGGTGGTCGCGGCGGTGGCGTCCATGCTCGTCCTGGCCTACCTGCTGCACCGCTTCGTGGAGAAGCCGTTCGGCCCCCGGCTGAAGCGGGCGATGGCGGCCCAGGCGGCGAAGGTCCGGCTGCGGGAGCGGGTGGGCTGA
- a CDS encoding LamG-like jellyroll fold domain-containing protein produces MRGFLMPRLVRGLWGRTVALALLVTFAVGAVAVAGAGFPLFPERLPAAEGPGQRWGSAEGRSHEADAGANTRAPRTLRAEYPVTPPPAARPSARPNAVKVTTAPTPEVEGFDPDTSEEIVAERDAHSRTYANEDGTLTSEVSTSPVNYRDREGTWQPIRTGLAEQDGGWTNRADAVGLDLADRADDERLVTLTLASGERFGYALDGAGAAAGKAEGSRVTYEQVLPDTDLWLDSQAGGVKETIVLRSAEAPTQFDFPLALQGLTARTEDGAVVLADTEGRTKAVIPAGFMEDAAGATSRAVRYELREDGGRQTLRVSADAAWLAEPGRAYPVRLDPSVDATSASTSMYVRDGGPSVVGSSELQVGRSTTGATYSFLGFPGLDEELSHHRIFGAQLQVVNYDSGSCRPRAVSVHPVTGSWTEGTGTAYPGPSVAGALTSRSFAYGHVALGASSSACPTAGALLDLGKGGRDLVQRWVDGTQPNYGLSLRASPTDTLAFKRFTGHATANPPKLFVTHSPYSATYSFPSPVPDPPVLQNQAGKVKVKVTNKGAETWTPSTYYLAYRAYDAKGHLVTQQRTANLGGNVARGSTATVEATIKALPPGAYMLDFTMVRTGGKVFTDEQVPPGRLTLQVFDIAPVVKEQFPPNGYQAQTLTPQLWASGVDIDALPGSSLQYKYEICEADKDGKPVACTTSAYQTASAYPVPAGRLKWGTTYLWRGFVKDASNEVPTAQVALIAAVPQPEITSRLSQAQGQEFDPNVGNFTTSAVDASISAVGPALTLVRTYNSLDPRRDLAFGAGWTTRYDMRITPDNDGSGNVVLRYPDGQDVRFGRNADGTFAPPPGRYAKLTYDATANTYAFQDKSGTTYDFSTGGLLVRITDASSNVVNYTWSSGKLQSARHARSGRTMTFTWTGSHVTGVSTTAVGAAARTWTYGYTGDVLDSVCDPLGGCTRYGYGKGSHYATGVLDARPESYWRLGEDEGTAAGSAKETNLGKDRGTYKDVTLAQGGALSGDTSTAARFNGTSSRVDLPAGTLKRSRDTAVEVWFKTIAAGTGGPLIGYQDKALGTAPGVGVPALYVGNDGKLRGQFWTGSVSPITDITKNVNDGQWHHAVLSLSGSTQSLYLDGKLSGTLTGKQPVAGELTHNQIGAAHASTPASWPGWGTTGARSFNGTIDEVAVYHHPLGAEAAAGHYREATRTADVLTGTTLPSGRKASEVSYDVSRDRVEEYTDSNGGTWKIGRPAVFGNDEDLRRTVEVHDPADSPYFYEYDGLTGQMLRYGTPLGLGVPEPGESPGPEDPPEQICTEPDPGDPSFCTNPPGDGGSEPDFIRHPVEGVAIQSYEYDDKGNQTGVVSETGDKVTLGYDDRSNVISRTTCRAKDDCQTAWTTYPTPSGDLDLRADQPSETRDGRSTGPTDNRFRTQYKYDARGLLTQQVSPDNGTVRNTYTTGAEPAVGGGNTPTGLPLTSTDPRSKVTRYRYFSSGDLAQITEPSGLVTSFTYDAIGRKLTETTVSDSRPAGETVTITYDALNRTVSTTEPATTNVVTLRKHQQRTTTSYDADGNVVGTEVSDVLGGDEPRSMTFENDEHGRPVTVTDAEGSETAYTYDALGNRASMVDANGNHFDYAYTARSSMAEARLRDWDDDGGDDDYTVLQSYAYDMAGRVARHTDAMGRTIAYGYYGDDLVKSVTLEDFHDPDGSTRDIVVSANTYDGAGNLLEEKGNNGRLVTAYTYDSVGRTTSEVTDPDGLARRTTYTYDLAGNVQTVASGGAASNVPWPVNATPETVRYTYDDAGNAEQETVQGVTESRTTVYDYDQRGLVSSVTDPGGNRTDYAYDEIGRPLSTTAPEVLTETAASTPTMSRPTTYTGYDTFGAVTESVDALGNVNRTTYDRLGRTSTATAPDYLAPGAARAVTPRVGYAYDALGNTVESTDPRGAVTSYTYDRQNRLTSKKVPVGQDDERGEWSYTYTRTGQLLSVTDPTGARAETTYDDLDRPVTSTEIERKPQPGAFTTRNTYDDAGNVVRQTLPGGGDSTFVYDGLGQLVRATDPGNVVSHLGYDMSGREVRTTDGQGRTSAKTYDTLGRLVEDSDLDATNSPIREVTYGYDAGGNLTSATDPLGGVTSYEYDALGRLTSQREPVTDEKSITTSFGYDALGNRTRYTDGRGNATLYTLNTLGLTESVTEPATERDPGLADRTWTTSYDVGGLPVKVVAPGGVVRERTYDRAGLLVGETGSGAESETAARTFRYDAAGRLTRASAPGGDNTYTYDDRGALLEAAGPSGDATYAYNSDGLLVSRTDAAGTASFGWTSRQLTSATDPLTGSTQNYGYDSSGAVDRIDYGAGQSREFTYDELGRLDTDTVSTSTGAPIASTDYGYDSDDHLTSKKTAGTADAGENTYGYDDAGRLTSWTSEGTTTEYGWDDSGNRTGNGEKAATFDERNRLLSDGDYTYDHTARGTLASRTSSGLTEEFAFDAFDRMTTAGESGTEYTYDSLDRVASRNGADFSYAGLTPDPVKDNNSTYGRGASDEILSVLEGTGDAQLTVTDKHGDVVGDMSATDGTASALTASTVYDPFGETAGDTTGNAGYQGDWTDPDTDQVNMGARWYDPGTGAFDSRDSYTYASGSSILANRYTYGAGSPMDYSDPDGHWPSCGFCSKVIKKIKNNKYVKKAYKTAKRVKDAVVYAVRNPRAALSKALDFAGRAVNYLYRKSGLKTIVDYGKKIYRSAEKQTREWAREKAAQARQAYHAARAAVTKKARQFAAQVAKHNPIPAITAAMKPLITIGVAIVTADPNLPAMLVNAAADVIQDVAKATDALRDAVAQQVGAVVETVKDAADWGAVWEGVKDVGNFVGEVTGFNDIKACVTTGDMEACAWAAATVGGLVLGGAGAGVVRAAKAGRMMSKAAKYADDIGKAADKLEQVETAVDRVETAVSCTSMAADAIGNSFVAGTEVVMADGSRRPIEEVEAGDEVQATDPTTGKTSDEEVTATIRGEGLKHLVHLTVDTDGDRGDATDVITATVGHSFWAPSLGEWATAGELEAGQYLRTGGGSWVQVTKVADSTRSERVFNLSVDSVHTYYVAAGDKSVLVHNMGRKPGQRPNYDAEGPHTTFVRHGDTGRIKKYAEWAPQTNPRNPAPFEPVKRFDLEGPEHTNADGTVVPTPHINSPNGGDARAPEDWEKPLGCS; encoded by the coding sequence GTGCGCGGCTTCCTGATGCCCCGACTGGTGCGGGGTCTGTGGGGCAGGACCGTGGCCCTGGCCCTGCTCGTGACGTTCGCGGTGGGCGCGGTGGCCGTGGCGGGGGCGGGTTTCCCGCTCTTCCCCGAACGGCTCCCCGCGGCCGAGGGCCCCGGGCAGCGCTGGGGCAGCGCGGAAGGGCGCAGCCACGAGGCCGACGCCGGGGCCAACACCCGGGCGCCGCGGACGCTGCGCGCCGAGTACCCGGTCACCCCGCCGCCGGCGGCACGTCCTTCCGCCCGCCCCAACGCCGTGAAGGTCACCACGGCACCCACGCCGGAAGTGGAGGGTTTCGACCCGGACACCAGCGAGGAGATCGTCGCCGAACGCGACGCGCACAGCCGCACGTACGCCAACGAGGACGGCACCCTCACCAGCGAGGTGTCCACCTCGCCCGTCAACTACCGCGACAGGGAAGGGACCTGGCAGCCCATCCGGACCGGACTCGCCGAACAGGACGGCGGCTGGACCAACAGGGCCGACGCCGTCGGCCTCGACCTCGCGGACCGGGCGGACGACGAGCGGCTCGTCACCCTCACCCTCGCCTCCGGCGAGCGCTTCGGTTACGCACTCGACGGCGCCGGGGCGGCCGCGGGGAAGGCGGAGGGCAGCCGTGTCACCTACGAGCAGGTCCTGCCGGACACCGACCTGTGGCTCGACTCCCAGGCGGGCGGGGTCAAGGAAACGATCGTTCTGCGGTCTGCCGAAGCCCCCACGCAGTTCGACTTTCCCCTCGCACTCCAGGGCCTGACGGCCCGCACCGAGGACGGCGCGGTCGTCCTCGCGGACACCGAGGGCCGCACGAAGGCGGTCATCCCGGCCGGCTTCATGGAGGACGCAGCAGGCGCGACCTCCCGGGCCGTGCGGTACGAACTGCGGGAGGACGGCGGCCGGCAGACGCTCCGGGTGAGCGCGGACGCCGCCTGGCTCGCCGAACCCGGCCGCGCCTACCCGGTGCGGCTCGACCCCTCCGTCGACGCCACCTCCGCCTCGACCTCGATGTACGTGCGGGACGGCGGGCCGTCCGTCGTCGGGTCGAGCGAGCTCCAGGTCGGCAGGAGCACGACCGGTGCGACGTACTCCTTCCTCGGCTTCCCGGGACTCGACGAGGAGCTGAGCCACCACCGCATCTTCGGCGCCCAGCTCCAGGTCGTGAACTACGACTCGGGATCGTGCCGACCCCGGGCGGTCTCCGTCCACCCGGTCACCGGCTCCTGGACAGAAGGCACAGGCACGGCCTACCCCGGGCCTTCGGTGGCCGGCGCGCTCACCTCCAGGTCGTTCGCCTACGGCCACGTCGCCCTCGGGGCGTCCAGCTCGGCCTGTCCCACCGCCGGTGCGCTCCTCGACCTCGGCAAGGGCGGCCGCGACCTGGTCCAGCGCTGGGTCGACGGCACCCAGCCGAACTACGGCCTGTCGCTGCGCGCCTCACCCACGGACACCCTCGCGTTCAAGAGGTTCACCGGGCACGCCACCGCCAACCCGCCGAAGCTCTTCGTCACGCACTCCCCGTACAGCGCCACCTACTCCTTCCCGAGCCCCGTCCCCGACCCGCCGGTCCTCCAGAACCAGGCCGGCAAGGTCAAGGTCAAGGTCACCAACAAGGGTGCGGAGACCTGGACACCGAGCACCTACTACCTCGCCTACCGGGCCTACGACGCCAAGGGCCACCTGGTCACGCAGCAGCGCACCGCCAACCTGGGCGGCAATGTGGCGCGTGGGTCCACGGCCACGGTGGAGGCGACGATCAAGGCCCTGCCACCGGGCGCGTACATGCTGGACTTCACCATGGTCCGCACCGGCGGCAAGGTGTTCACGGACGAACAGGTGCCGCCCGGAAGGCTCACCCTCCAGGTCTTCGACATCGCCCCCGTGGTCAAGGAGCAGTTCCCGCCCAACGGATACCAGGCACAGACCCTGACCCCGCAGCTGTGGGCGAGCGGTGTCGACATCGATGCCCTGCCCGGGTCGTCCCTCCAGTACAAGTACGAGATCTGCGAGGCGGACAAGGACGGCAAGCCCGTCGCGTGCACCACCTCCGCGTACCAGACGGCCTCTGCCTACCCGGTACCGGCCGGACGCCTGAAATGGGGCACGACCTATCTGTGGCGGGGCTTCGTCAAGGACGCGTCCAACGAGGTGCCCACCGCCCAGGTCGCCCTGATCGCGGCGGTCCCGCAGCCCGAGATCACCTCGCGGCTGTCCCAGGCACAGGGCCAGGAGTTCGATCCGAACGTCGGCAACTTCACCACCTCGGCCGTCGACGCCTCGATCAGCGCCGTCGGCCCCGCCCTCACACTCGTCCGTACGTACAACAGCCTCGACCCCCGGCGCGACCTCGCGTTCGGCGCGGGCTGGACCACCCGGTACGACATGAGGATCACCCCTGACAACGACGGCAGCGGCAATGTCGTGCTCCGCTACCCCGACGGCCAGGACGTCCGGTTCGGCAGGAACGCCGACGGCACCTTCGCCCCGCCGCCGGGCCGCTACGCCAAGCTCACGTACGACGCCACCGCCAACACCTACGCCTTCCAGGACAAGTCGGGGACCACCTACGACTTCTCCACCGGCGGTCTGCTCGTCAGGATCACCGACGCGTCCTCGAACGTCGTCAACTACACGTGGTCGTCGGGCAAGCTGCAGAGCGCCCGCCACGCCCGTAGCGGCCGGACCATGACCTTCACCTGGACCGGTTCCCACGTCACCGGGGTCTCCACCACCGCCGTCGGCGCGGCGGCCCGGACGTGGACGTACGGCTACACCGGCGATGTGCTCGACAGCGTCTGCGACCCGCTCGGCGGATGCACCCGGTACGGCTACGGGAAGGGCAGCCACTACGCCACCGGGGTGCTCGACGCCCGTCCCGAGTCGTACTGGCGGCTGGGTGAGGACGAGGGCACCGCGGCCGGGAGCGCCAAGGAGACGAACCTCGGCAAGGACCGGGGCACCTACAAGGACGTGACGCTCGCCCAGGGCGGGGCGCTGAGCGGTGACACGTCCACGGCGGCCAGGTTCAACGGCACCAGCTCACGTGTGGACCTGCCGGCCGGGACCCTCAAGCGCAGCCGTGACACCGCGGTCGAGGTGTGGTTCAAGACCATCGCCGCGGGGACCGGCGGCCCGCTGATCGGTTATCAGGACAAGGCCCTGGGCACGGCACCGGGCGTCGGTGTGCCCGCCCTGTACGTCGGCAACGACGGGAAGCTGCGCGGCCAGTTCTGGACGGGATCGGTGTCCCCGATCACGGACATCACCAAGAACGTCAACGACGGCCAGTGGCACCACGCCGTGCTCTCCCTGTCCGGCTCCACACAGTCCCTGTACCTCGACGGGAAGCTGTCCGGGACCCTCACGGGCAAGCAGCCGGTCGCCGGCGAGCTCACCCACAACCAGATCGGAGCGGCCCACGCCTCGACCCCGGCCTCCTGGCCGGGCTGGGGCACCACCGGAGCGCGCTCCTTCAACGGCACCATCGACGAGGTGGCCGTCTACCACCACCCGCTGGGAGCCGAGGCGGCCGCCGGCCACTACCGCGAGGCCACCCGCACCGCGGACGTGCTGACCGGGACGACGCTGCCCTCCGGCCGCAAGGCCTCGGAGGTGTCGTACGACGTCTCCCGGGACCGGGTCGAGGAGTACACCGACAGCAACGGCGGGACCTGGAAGATCGGCCGGCCCGCAGTCTTCGGCAACGACGAGGACCTCCGCCGCACGGTCGAGGTCCACGACCCGGCGGACTCCCCGTACTTCTACGAGTACGACGGCCTGACCGGCCAGATGCTGCGCTACGGCACGCCGTTGGGGCTGGGCGTGCCGGAGCCGGGGGAGTCCCCCGGCCCGGAGGACCCGCCGGAGCAGATCTGCACCGAACCGGACCCGGGGGACCCGTCGTTCTGCACCAACCCGCCCGGCGACGGCGGCAGTGAGCCGGACTTCATCCGGCACCCCGTCGAAGGCGTCGCGATCCAGAGCTACGAGTACGACGACAAGGGCAACCAGACCGGTGTCGTCAGCGAGACCGGTGACAAGGTCACCCTCGGCTACGACGACCGCTCCAACGTGATCAGCCGGACCACGTGCCGGGCCAAGGACGACTGCCAGACCGCCTGGACCACGTACCCCACGCCCTCCGGCGACCTGGACCTGCGGGCCGACCAGCCGTCCGAGACACGGGACGGCCGCTCCACCGGCCCCACGGACAACCGCTTCCGCACGCAGTACAAGTACGACGCCCGCGGTCTGCTCACCCAGCAGGTCTCCCCGGACAACGGCACCGTCAGGAACACGTACACGACGGGGGCCGAGCCCGCGGTCGGCGGCGGCAACACGCCCACCGGTCTGCCGCTGACGTCGACCGACCCGCGGAGCAAGGTCACCCGCTACCGGTACTTCAGCAGCGGCGACCTGGCACAGATCACCGAACCCTCCGGCCTGGTCACCTCGTTCACGTACGACGCGATCGGCCGCAAGCTGACCGAGACCACCGTCTCCGACTCCCGGCCCGCCGGCGAGACCGTGACCATCACCTACGACGCGCTGAACCGCACCGTCTCCACCACCGAACCGGCCACCACCAACGTCGTCACCCTGCGGAAGCACCAGCAGCGCACGACCACCTCGTACGACGCCGACGGCAACGTCGTCGGCACCGAGGTCAGCGACGTGCTCGGGGGAGACGAGCCGCGCTCCATGACGTTCGAGAACGACGAGCACGGGCGTCCGGTGACGGTGACCGACGCGGAGGGCAGCGAGACGGCCTACACCTACGACGCGCTCGGCAACCGCGCGTCGATGGTCGACGCCAACGGCAACCACTTCGACTACGCCTACACCGCGCGCAGCTCGATGGCCGAAGCCCGGCTGCGCGACTGGGACGACGACGGCGGGGACGACGACTACACGGTCCTGCAGTCGTACGCGTACGACATGGCCGGCCGCGTCGCCCGGCACACCGACGCGATGGGCCGCACCATCGCCTACGGGTACTACGGCGACGACCTGGTCAAGTCGGTGACGCTGGAGGACTTCCACGACCCCGACGGCAGCACGCGGGACATCGTCGTGTCGGCCAACACCTACGACGGCGCGGGCAACCTCCTGGAGGAGAAGGGCAACAACGGCAGACTCGTCACCGCGTACACCTACGACTCGGTCGGCCGCACCACGTCGGAGGTCACCGACCCCGACGGCCTGGCCCGCCGCACCACGTACACCTACGACCTCGCCGGAAACGTGCAGACCGTCGCCAGCGGCGGCGCCGCCTCCAACGTGCCGTGGCCGGTCAACGCGACGCCGGAGACCGTCCGCTACACCTACGACGACGCCGGCAACGCCGAGCAGGAGACCGTCCAGGGCGTCACCGAGAGCCGGACCACCGTCTACGACTACGACCAGCGCGGCCTGGTGTCGTCCGTGACCGACCCGGGCGGCAACCGGACGGACTACGCCTACGACGAGATCGGCCGGCCGCTGTCCACCACCGCGCCGGAGGTGCTGACGGAGACCGCCGCCTCCACCCCGACCATGTCCCGCCCCACCACCTACACCGGGTACGACACCTTCGGGGCGGTCACCGAGTCCGTCGACGCGCTCGGCAACGTCAACCGCACCACCTACGACCGGCTGGGCCGGACATCCACCGCGACCGCTCCCGACTACCTGGCGCCGGGCGCCGCACGGGCCGTCACCCCCCGTGTCGGCTACGCCTACGACGCCCTGGGCAACACGGTGGAGTCCACCGACCCGCGCGGCGCCGTCACCAGCTACACCTACGACCGGCAGAACAGGCTCACCTCGAAGAAGGTGCCCGTCGGCCAGGACGACGAACGCGGCGAGTGGTCGTACACGTACACCCGCACCGGTCAGCTCCTGTCGGTCACCGACCCGACGGGCGCGCGGGCGGAGACGACCTACGACGACCTGGACCGGCCGGTCACGAGCACGGAGATCGAACGCAAGCCACAGCCGGGGGCGTTCACGACCCGCAACACCTATGACGACGCGGGCAACGTCGTCCGGCAGACCCTGCCCGGCGGCGGCGACAGCACCTTCGTGTACGACGGGCTCGGACAGCTGGTCCGGGCCACCGATCCGGGCAACGTGGTCAGCCACCTCGGCTACGACATGAGCGGACGTGAGGTCCGCACCACCGACGGCCAGGGACGCACCTCGGCCAAGACGTACGACACCCTGGGCCGGCTCGTCGAGGACTCCGACCTCGACGCCACCAACAGCCCGATCCGCGAGGTCACCTACGGATACGACGCCGGCGGCAACCTGACCTCGGCCACCGACCCGCTGGGCGGCGTCACCAGCTACGAGTACGACGCCCTGGGCCGGCTCACGAGCCAGCGCGAACCGGTGACCGACGAGAAGTCGATCACCACGTCCTTCGGTTACGACGCGCTCGGCAACCGCACCCGCTACACCGACGGGCGGGGCAACGCGACGCTGTACACGCTCAACACGCTCGGCCTGACCGAGTCCGTGACCGAACCCGCCACGGAGAGGGACCCGGGCCTCGCGGACCGTACCTGGACCACTTCGTACGACGTGGGAGGCCTGCCGGTGAAGGTCGTGGCCCCGGGCGGAGTCGTCCGGGAACGCACCTACGACCGGGCCGGGCTGCTCGTGGGGGAGACCGGCAGCGGCGCAGAGTCCGAGACCGCGGCCAGGACGTTCCGGTACGACGCGGCCGGCCGCCTCACCCGGGCGTCCGCGCCCGGGGGCGACAACACGTACACGTACGACGACCGCGGTGCGCTGCTCGAGGCGGCCGGCCCCTCGGGGGACGCCACCTACGCGTACAACAGCGACGGCCTGCTCGTCTCCCGCACGGACGCGGCCGGTACGGCGAGCTTCGGCTGGACCAGCCGGCAGCTGACCTCCGCGACCGACCCGCTCACGGGCAGCACCCAGAACTACGGGTACGACAGTTCGGGCGCGGTCGATCGGATCGACTACGGTGCGGGCCAGTCACGCGAGTTCACGTACGACGAACTGGGCCGCCTGGACACCGACACGGTGTCCACGTCCACCGGTGCGCCCATCGCCTCGACCGATTACGGCTACGACAGCGACGACCACCTGACCAGCAAGAAGACCGCCGGTACGGCCGACGCGGGTGAGAACACCTACGGCTACGACGACGCCGGCCGGCTGACCTCCTGGACCAGCGAGGGCACCACCACCGAGTACGGCTGGGACGACAGCGGGAACAGGACCGGGAACGGTGAGAAGGCCGCCACCTTCGACGAGCGCAACCGGCTGCTGTCGGACGGGGACTACACCTACGACCACACGGCCCGCGGCACCCTCGCCTCCCGGACCAGCTCGGGCCTGACCGAGGAGTTCGCCTTCGACGCCTTCGACCGGATGACGACGGCGGGTGAGTCGGGTACCGAGTACACCTACGACTCGCTGGACCGCGTCGCGTCCCGCAACGGCGCGGACTTCAGTTACGCCGGTCTCACGCCTGACCCGGTCAAGGACAACAACTCCACCTACGGGCGCGGGGCCTCGGACGAGATCCTCTCCGTCCTGGAGGGCACCGGAGACGCGCAGCTGACCGTCACCGACAAACACGGCGACGTCGTCGGGGACATGTCGGCGACCGACGGTACGGCCTCCGCCCTGACGGCGTCCACGGTCTACGACCCCTTCGGGGAGACGGCCGGCGACACCACCGGCAACGCCGGCTACCAGGGCGACTGGACCGACCCGGACACCGACCAGGTCAACATGGGAGCCCGCTGGTACGACCCGGGCACCGGGGCGTTCGATTCGCGCGACTCCTACACCTACGCCTCCGGCAGCTCGATCCTGGCCAACCGGTACACCTACGGCGCCGGATCGCCCATGGACTACAGCGACCCTGACGGGCACTGGCCGAGCTGCGGGTTCTGCTCGAAGGTCATAAAGAAGATCAAGAACAACAAGTACGTGAAGAAGGCGTACAAGACCGCCAAGAGGGTCAAGGACGCGGTCGTCTACGCGGTCCGCAACCCCCGTGCCGCCCTCAGCAAGGCCCTCGACTTCGCGGGGAGGGCGGTCAACTACCTCTACCGGAAGTCCGGCCTCAAGACGATCGTCGACTACGGGAAGAAGATCTACCGGTCCGCCGAGAAGCAGACGCGCGAGTGGGCGAGAGAGAAGGCCGCACAGGCCAGACAGGCGTACCACGCGGCGAGAGCGGCGGTCACCAAGAAGGCCAGACAGTTCGCCGCCCAGGTGGCGAAGCACAATCCGATACCGGCCATCACCGCCGCGATGAAACCGCTGATCACGATCGGCGTCGCGATCGTCACGGCCGATCCCAACCTTCCGGCGATGCTGGTCAACGCCGCGGCGGACGTGATCCAGGACGTCGCGAAGGCGACCGACGCGCTCCGTGACGCGGTGGCCCAGCAGGTCGGGGCGGTCGTCGAGACGGTCAAGGACGCCGCCGACTGGGGCGCGGTGTGGGAGGGCGTCAAGGACGTCGGCAACTTCGTCGGTGAGGTCACCGGCTTCAACGACATCAAGGCCTGCGTCACCACGGGCGACATGGAGGCGTGTGCCTGGGCCGCGGCCACCGTCGGCGGACTGGTCCTCGGAGGCGCGGGCGCGGGCGTGGTCCGTGCGGCGAAGGCCGGGCGGATGATGTCGAAGGCCGCGAAGTACGCGGACGACATCGGGAAGGCCGCCGACAAGCTGGAGCAGGTCGAGACGGCGGTCGACCGCGTCGAGACGGCCGTCTCCTGCACGAGCATGGCCGCGGACGCCATCGGCAACAGCTTCGTCGCCGGCACCGAGGTGGTGATGGCCGACGGCTCCCGCAGACCGATCGAGGAGGTCGAGGCGGGGGACGAGGTCCAGGCGACCGACCCGACGACGGGGAAGACCTCCGACGAGGAGGTCACGGCCACGATCAGGGGCGAGGGCCTCAAGCACCTGGTCCATCTGACGGTCGACACGGACGGCGACCGGGGGGACGCCACGGACGTCATCACCGCGACCGTCGGTCACTCCTTCTGGGCGCCCTCCCTCGGCGAGTGGGCCACCGCCGGCGAACTCGAAGCGGGCCAGTACCTGCGGACGGGCGGCGGTTCATGGGTCCAGGTGACGAAGGTCGCCGACTCCACGCGCTCGGAGCGGGTCTTCAACCTCTCGGTGGACAGCGTCCACACGTACTACGTGGCTGCGGGTGACAAAAGCGTCCTCGTTCACAATATGGGGCGGAAGCCCGGGCAGCGACCCAACTACGATGCTGAAGGGCCGCACACGACGTTCGTCCGCCACGGCGACACGGGACGAATCAAGAAGTACGCCGAGTGGGCTCCGCAGACGAATCCCCGCAACCCGGCTCCGTTCGAACCCGTGAAGCGGTTCGACCTGGAAGGGCCGGAGCACACGAACGCGGATGGCACAGTCGTGCCGACCCCTCACATCAACTCACCGAACGGCGGCGACGCGCGTGCACCCGAAGACTGGGAAAAGCCCCTCGGATGCTCCTGA